The following proteins come from a genomic window of Galactobacillus timonensis:
- the tnpB gene encoding IS200/IS605 family element RNA-guided endonuclease TnpB, translated as MKGYKFRLEPNETQKKQIQETLDSARFVYNRFLDLNEYAYQTEGIHLSYVMMCSLLTDLKQDPEYPWLKQADSMALQTALKDLDEAFQNFFAGRAKYPKFKTKKHAYKSAYRTRNQKNCIQIIDKHHVKLPKLGVVRARISRVPHGVIKNAAISRTATGKYEVSFCVDEIAVPKTSAGGEIAIDVGLAEFYTDSQGRIVENPRILAKLSKKLAREQRKLSRMYESARKAGRQLNSCMNYQKQRIKVAKIHERIVNTRTDFLQKQSTALADENQIIYAEHLNIRGMVRNHKLAKAISDVSWSAFFQMLEYKVKERNGFLIKVDTFYPSSQICHECRYKNPAVKDLKVRKWNCPQCGAVHDRDQNAARNILAEGIRILNEPQTAVSVV; from the coding sequence ATGAAAGGCTACAAGTTCAGATTAGAACCAAACGAAACACAGAAGAAGCAGATTCAGGAAACGCTGGATTCTGCTCGTTTTGTATACAATCGGTTTCTGGATCTGAACGAGTATGCGTATCAGACAGAAGGCATCCATCTTTCGTATGTGATGATGTGCTCACTATTGACGGATCTGAAGCAGGACCCTGAATATCCGTGGCTGAAGCAGGCTGACAGTATGGCACTGCAGACTGCGCTGAAAGATCTGGATGAAGCGTTTCAGAATTTCTTTGCCGGACGGGCAAAGTATCCGAAGTTCAAGACAAAGAAGCATGCGTATAAGTCTGCATATCGCACACGCAATCAGAAAAACTGCATTCAGATTATTGATAAGCACCATGTAAAACTTCCGAAGCTTGGCGTTGTCCGGGCCCGCATTTCAAGGGTTCCGCATGGCGTAATCAAGAATGCAGCAATTTCGCGGACCGCGACGGGCAAATATGAAGTTTCTTTCTGCGTGGATGAAATTGCAGTTCCGAAGACATCCGCCGGCGGAGAGATTGCCATTGACGTAGGGCTTGCCGAGTTCTACACAGATTCCCAAGGCCGCATTGTCGAGAATCCACGCATTCTTGCAAAGCTAAGCAAGAAGCTTGCCCGGGAACAGAGGAAGCTTTCGAGAATGTATGAGTCAGCTCGGAAAGCTGGTCGCCAGTTAAATAGTTGCATGAATTATCAGAAGCAGCGGATCAAGGTCGCAAAGATCCATGAACGTATTGTCAACACCAGAACCGACTTTCTGCAGAAGCAGAGCACGGCATTGGCTGATGAAAACCAAATCATCTATGCCGAGCATCTGAATATCCGCGGAATGGTCAGAAACCACAAGCTGGCAAAGGCAATCAGTGATGTGAGCTGGAGTGCGTTCTTCCAGATGCTGGAATACAAAGTAAAAGAACGTAACGGCTTTCTGATCAAAGTCGATACGTTCTATCCAAGTTCACAGATCTGCCATGAGTGCAGATACAAGAACCCGGCTGTGAAAGATCTGAAAGTGCGGAAATGGAACTGTCCGCAGTGCGGAGCCGTGCATGATCGTGATCAGAACGCTGCGCGGAATATTCTTGCCGAAGGGATTCGAATTCTCAACGAACCGCAGACTGCAGTTTCTGTAGTCTGA
- a CDS encoding FMN-binding protein yields MGPASRLHWGTADGFGGTITAKVTVDESGKITDLVLTGEDETPDSAQHMYVFCFVSYK; encoded by the coding sequence TTGGGGCCCGCAAGTCGCCTTCATTGGGGCACTGCCGATGGCTTTGGCGGAACGATTACAGCAAAAGTAACCGTCGATGAGAGTGGAAAGATCACGGATCTTGTCCTGACGGGTGAGGATGAGACGCCGGACTCTGCACAGCACATGTACGTTTTCTGCTTCGTATCATATAAGTAA